The proteins below are encoded in one region of Campylobacter helveticus:
- the tsf gene encoding translation elongation factor Ts — protein sequence MAEISAQMVKELRESTGAGMMDCKNALKETQGDFEKAVQLLREKGLGKAAKKADRLAAEGLVSVKVSDDFTSATVSEINSETDFVAKNEQFIALTKDTTAHIQNHSLKSVEELHSSEINGVKFEEYLKSQIATIGENLVVRRFATLKAGEKGVVNGYIHTNGRVGVIIAAACENFEVASKARDFLKQLCMHIAAMKPSYLSYDELDMDFVENEYKALVAELEKENEERRRLKDPNKPEHKIPKFASRKQLNDAILKQAEEDIRAELKAQNKPEKIWDKIIPGKMESFIAENSQLDSKLTLMGQFYVMDDKKTIAQVIAEKEKELGGAIKIVEFIRFEVGEGLEKKTEDFAAEVAAQIG from the coding sequence ATGGCTGAAATTTCTGCACAAATGGTTAAAGAACTGCGCGAAAGCACAGGCGCAGGAATGATGGATTGCAAAAATGCTTTGAAAGAAACTCAGGGCGATTTTGAAAAGGCGGTTCAACTTTTAAGAGAAAAAGGACTTGGAAAAGCTGCGAAAAAAGCCGATAGACTTGCGGCTGAAGGTTTGGTAAGCGTTAAAGTCAGCGATGATTTTACTAGTGCAACGGTAAGCGAGATAAATTCAGAAACTGATTTTGTAGCCAAAAATGAGCAATTTATCGCTCTTACAAAGGATACAACAGCACACATTCAAAATCACAGCCTTAAAAGTGTGGAAGAGCTTCATTCTAGTGAAATTAATGGTGTGAAATTTGAAGAGTATTTAAAAAGTCAAATTGCAACCATAGGTGAAAATTTGGTGGTAAGAAGATTTGCCACTTTAAAGGCAGGTGAAAAAGGTGTTGTAAATGGCTACATTCATACAAATGGACGCGTTGGCGTTATCATAGCTGCAGCGTGTGAAAATTTTGAAGTGGCAAGTAAAGCACGAGATTTTCTAAAGCAGCTTTGTATGCACATAGCGGCGATGAAGCCGAGTTATTTAAGTTATGATGAGCTTGATATGGATTTTGTAGAAAATGAATATAAAGCTTTAGTTGCCGAGCTTGAAAAGGAAAATGAAGAAAGACGCAGACTAAAAGATCCAAATAAGCCTGAACACAAAATTCCTAAATTTGCGAGTCGTAAGCAACTCAATGATGCGATTTTGAAACAAGCCGAAGAAGATATTAGGGCGGAACTTAAAGCACAAAATAAACCTGAAAAAATTTGGGACAAAATTATCCCTGGTAAAATGGAGAGTTTTATAGCAGAAAACTCTCAGCTTGATAGTAAATTGACGCTAATGGGGCAATTTTATGTAATGGATGATAAGAAAACCATTGCTCAAGTTATTGCTGAAAAAGAAAAAGAGTTGGGTGGGGCTATTAAGATAGTTGAATTTATCCGTTTTGAGGTAGGCGAGGGCTTAGAGAAAAAGACTGAAGACTTCGCAGCTGAAGTCGCAGCACAAATAGGCTAA
- the gmk gene encoding guanylate kinase — protein sequence MKGFILLISGPSGAGKSTLLKRLFEEFEDELYFSISSTTRMPRNDEIDGVHYYFISQEEFQNGIEKGIFLEWARVHGNFYGTSLEHTNKALDEGKVVVFDIDVQGFKIARKSLGEKINSIFITTKSKAELKKRLLKRNMDTMAQFEKRLQNASEEMRELGEYDFLIINDDLERSYEALRSIYLSLKHRTKRQDLEKIQNLWSEGV from the coding sequence TTGAAAGGCTTTATTTTGCTTATTTCTGGTCCTAGCGGAGCAGGAAAATCGACCTTGCTTAAGAGACTTTTTGAAGAATTTGAAGATGAGCTTTATTTTTCTATATCTTCGACAACGAGAATGCCTAGAAACGATGAGATTGACGGGGTGCATTATTATTTCATCAGTCAAGAAGAATTTCAAAATGGTATAGAGAAAGGAATTTTTTTAGAGTGGGCCAGGGTGCATGGGAATTTTTATGGCACTTCTTTAGAGCATACAAATAAAGCTTTAGATGAGGGAAAGGTTGTTGTTTTTGACATTGATGTGCAAGGTTTTAAAATCGCAAGGAAAAGTTTGGGAGAGAAAATTAATTCAATTTTCATTACAACGAAAAGCAAAGCCGAGTTAAAAAAAAGACTTCTTAAGCGAAATATGGATACAATGGCACAATTTGAAAAAAGACTTCAAAATGCTAGCGAAGAGATGAGGGAGCTTGGGGAGTATGATTTTCTCATTATTAATGATGATTTAGAAAGAAGTTATGAGGCTTTACGCTCTATTTATCTCTCTTTAAAGCATAGAACAAAGAGGCAAGATTTAGAAAAAATTCAAAATTTATGGAGTGAAGGAGTATAG
- the tatA gene encoding twin-arginine translocase TatA/TatE family subunit — MGIGNIGVSGWIIILVIVVLLFGAKKIPELAKGVGKGIKTFRSEMEDEPKNTAKIEEKPEDKNATNNVNLDETKKA; from the coding sequence ATGGGTATAGGAAATATAGGTGTTAGTGGATGGATTATTATTCTTGTGATTGTTGTTTTGCTTTTTGGGGCAAAAAAAATTCCAGAACTTGCTAAGGGTGTTGGAAAAGGAATTAAAACTTTTAGAAGTGAAATGGAAGATGAGCCGAAAAATACGGCAAAAATAGAAGAAAAGCCTGAGGACAAAAACGCGACTAACAATGTCAATTTAGATGAAACAAAAAAAGCTTAA
- a CDS encoding peptidylprolyl isomerase, producing MLKDIDTSKVEEYKGAIIKTEKGDIKLKLFGDEAPQTVCNFANLAKEGFYKDLKFHRVIKNFVIQGGCPHGNGIGGAGYEISCECDNQTHKHLRGTLSMAHAGRDTGSSQFFITHSPQPHLDGVHTIFGQIDEKDEESLKVLDSIKQGDKILDIEILDKI from the coding sequence ATGTTAAAGGATATAGACACAAGTAAGGTTGAAGAATATAAAGGTGCAATCATTAAAACCGAAAAAGGCGACATTAAACTTAAACTTTTTGGCGATGAAGCACCTCAAACCGTGTGCAATTTTGCAAATTTAGCCAAAGAGGGCTTTTATAAGGATTTGAAATTTCACCGCGTGATAAAGAATTTTGTCATTCAAGGAGGCTGTCCGCACGGCAATGGCATAGGTGGAGCGGGCTATGAGATAAGTTGCGAGTGCGATAATCAAACGCACAAACACCTAAGAGGCACACTTTCTATGGCTCACGCAGGACGCGACACAGGCAGTTCGCAATTTTTCATCACACACAGCCCACAGCCACATTTAGACGGAGTGCATACCATTTTTGGACAAATCGACGAAAAAGATGAAGAGAGCCTTAAAGTTTTAGACTCCATTAAACAAGGAGATAAAATTTTAGACATCGAAATTTTAGATAAAATTTAA
- a CDS encoding DedA family protein, translated as MQEIFNFIIETASAWGYFGIIVLMTLESCFIPFPSEIVMIPAGYLAHKGELNLSLCILSGIFGSILGALINYYLCFFWGKGFVLRYGRFFGITEEKFAKFENFFNKHGEFSTFVCRLLPGIRQYISMPAGLAKMKLVNFIIFTAAGSGIWVSILVFLGYFLGENEELIKEYLHQILLFILLFVFILSIIYIKIKKPFIKENR; from the coding sequence ATGCAAGAAATATTTAATTTTATCATCGAAACGGCGAGTGCTTGGGGCTATTTTGGCATTATTGTTTTAATGACTTTAGAAAGCTGCTTTATCCCTTTTCCAAGCGAGATTGTGATGATACCTGCTGGATATTTAGCGCACAAAGGCGAACTAAATCTTAGCCTTTGTATTTTAAGTGGAATTTTCGGCTCTATTTTGGGAGCTTTGATAAATTATTATCTTTGCTTTTTTTGGGGCAAAGGTTTTGTTTTGCGTTATGGACGATTTTTTGGCATTACTGAAGAAAAATTTGCCAAATTTGAAAACTTTTTCAATAAGCACGGCGAATTTTCCACTTTTGTTTGTCGTTTGCTTCCGGGTATCCGTCAATACATCTCTATGCCTGCTGGTTTAGCAAAAATGAAGCTCGTTAATTTCATCATTTTTACCGCTGCTGGGAGCGGAATTTGGGTTAGCATACTTGTATTTTTAGGCTATTTTTTAGGAGAAAATGAAGAGTTGATTAAAGAATATTTACATCAAATTTTGCTTTTTATTCTACTTTTTGTTTTTATCCTTAGTATTATTTATATTAAAATCAAAAAACCTTTTATTAAGGAAAATCGATGA
- a CDS encoding zf-TFIIB domain-containing protein, giving the protein MLCPVCNVDLVMSDRSGVEIDYCPKCRGVWLDRGELDKIIERSTPTERTSSPYARNEYHQTHHNDGYYKKKKRESWIGELFDF; this is encoded by the coding sequence ATGCTTTGCCCTGTTTGCAATGTTGATTTAGTAATGAGTGATAGAAGTGGCGTAGAAATCGACTACTGCCCTAAATGTCGTGGTGTGTGGCTTGATAGAGGTGAGCTTGACAAAATCATCGAGCGTAGCACTCCAACTGAAAGAACGAGTTCTCCTTACGCAAGAAATGAATATCATCAAACTCATCATAACGATGGTTATTATAAAAAGAAAAAGAGAGAAAGCTGGATAGGGGAGCTTTTTGATTTCTAA
- a CDS encoding threonine/serine exporter family protein, with the protein MKKPHIQALSNFLTEYTSTMLNSGTYTARVSKCVGRIAQIYGYEININFFLHHFSINIVDKEDNSISRTYIIPNKHAHLNFKLILDLSALSWAIYDKKYDLENAKKLFYQISTQKKYSYALTLLLVSLGNAAFCRLFGGDFGGFYLVFLGTVIGLSLRYILTKIKIDLRVQYLICSFISSWIVFLGIDANLTKEAHVALGSSILYLIPGVFFINSIIDILKDHILMGLSRIISVAILVCCIAVGIYATLSISNYGILQ; encoded by the coding sequence ATGAAAAAACCACATATCCAAGCTTTAAGCAACTTTTTAACAGAATACACAAGCACAATGTTAAACTCAGGGACTTACACGGCAAGAGTTTCAAAATGTGTCGGCAGAATCGCTCAAATTTATGGCTACGAAATCAATATTAATTTTTTCCTTCATCATTTTTCTATCAACATAGTCGATAAAGAAGATAATTCCATTAGCCGCACCTACATCATCCCCAACAAACACGCACATTTAAATTTTAAGCTTATTTTGGATTTGAGTGCTTTAAGTTGGGCGATTTATGATAAAAAATACGATTTGGAAAATGCGAAAAAACTTTTTTATCAAATCAGCACTCAAAAAAAATATTCCTATGCCCTAACCTTACTGCTCGTCTCACTTGGTAATGCTGCATTTTGTAGGCTATTTGGTGGGGATTTTGGTGGTTTTTATTTAGTTTTTTTAGGCACGGTTATAGGACTTAGTCTAAGATATATTTTAACAAAAATTAAGATTGATTTAAGAGTGCAATACCTCATCTGCTCTTTTATCTCCTCGTGGATAGTTTTTCTAGGAATCGATGCAAATTTAACTAAAGAAGCTCATGTTGCCTTAGGCTCAAGCATTTTATACCTTATACCTGGCGTATTTTTTATCAACTCGATTATTGATATATTAAAAGACCACATTTTAATGGGACTTAGTCGTATCATTAGCGTGGCGATTTTAGTGTGTTGCATTGCTGTGGGCATTTATGCAACCCTTAGCATTTCTAATTATGGAATTTTACAATGA
- a CDS encoding motility associated factor glycosyltransferase family protein — protein MQKALFNANLNALKNPLLKQELLSIKESKFKLIVGKNELDVNLLDEGGGGVMYQNPLSELKQNLERYNDKFALYPVLYFYGFGNGLLFKALLQNSHHKHIVVFEKELEILYTIFHHIDFSNELMNQQILVFDANTLSTEELRCLCNLEPFLSYARVYFLELSSHYYEKFSEEILKLNQALLQSFSYVISSHGNDPLDALQGIEQFILNIPFQLTHPSLKEFIKKRKNLSQNAIIVSTGPSLIKQLPLLKKYREKALVFCADSAYPILARHNIKPDFVCMVERSDFTAEFFKHDFGDFDEGICFILASLVHPNALSYLKDKNFILINKTLNFARFMDFKDYDFELPLSNVACMSYSLAHTLEIQNVILIGQDLAFDENGFSHPKEYQHNQDFESSYTKIPILAYGGKTKVFTHKIWLLFKQNLEDIILRSNLTCYNATEGGARIEGTIEKSFKECCEEFLKENLNRPLPLLEKPTNSKELLQKASEKITQALEHSNDFQNSLLRFSNLIQEEILRLENADLKNFESNILKQFEMMILQNKEKYYELFELLNPYITQFKLNLARILVLNPKTLEDKFNKNLILLQENLKLIEFIFKALQTLNLRLENALKPLENKLKE, from the coding sequence ATGCAAAAAGCACTCTTTAACGCAAATTTAAACGCCTTAAAAAATCCTCTTTTAAAACAAGAGCTTCTTAGCATAAAAGAAAGCAAATTTAAGCTCATCGTAGGCAAAAATGAACTTGATGTCAATTTGCTCGATGAGGGGGGGGGGGGGGTGATGTATCAAAATCCCTTAAGCGAATTGAAGCAGAATTTAGAGCGTTACAATGATAAATTTGCCCTTTATCCTGTGCTTTATTTTTATGGCTTTGGCAATGGGCTTTTGTTTAAAGCCTTACTTCAAAATTCTCATCACAAGCATATCGTTGTTTTTGAAAAAGAGCTTGAAATTCTTTATACCATCTTTCATCATATTGATTTTTCAAACGAGCTTATGAATCAACAAATTCTTGTTTTTGATGCCAACACTTTAAGCACGGAAGAGCTTCGATGCCTTTGTAATTTAGAGCCTTTTTTAAGCTATGCTAGAGTTTATTTTTTAGAGCTTAGTAGTCATTATTATGAAAAATTTAGCGAAGAAATTTTGAAGCTCAATCAAGCTTTATTGCAAAGCTTTTCCTATGTCATTTCTTCTCACGGAAACGACCCACTTGATGCGCTTCAAGGCATAGAGCAATTTATCTTAAATATCCCATTTCAGCTTACCCACCCAAGCCTTAAAGAATTCATTAAAAAAAGAAAAAATTTAAGTCAAAATGCCATCATCGTAAGCACGGGACCAAGCCTCATAAAGCAACTTCCGCTTTTAAAAAAATATAGAGAAAAAGCATTAGTTTTTTGTGCGGATAGTGCTTATCCTATCTTAGCAAGGCATAACATTAAGCCTGATTTTGTTTGTATGGTAGAAAGAAGTGATTTTACTGCGGAATTTTTTAAGCACGATTTTGGGGATTTTGATGAGGGGATTTGTTTTATTTTAGCCTCTTTGGTGCATCCTAATGCCCTAAGCTATCTTAAGGATAAAAATTTTATTCTTATTAATAAAACTTTAAATTTCGCGCGTTTTATGGATTTTAAGGATTATGACTTTGAACTGCCACTTTCTAATGTCGCTTGTATGTCCTACTCACTCGCCCATACACTTGAAATTCAAAATGTTATCCTTATAGGGCAGGATTTAGCCTTTGATGAAAATGGCTTTTCACACCCTAAAGAATACCAACACAATCAAGATTTTGAAAGTAGCTATACAAAAATTCCAATTCTAGCATACGGAGGCAAAACTAAAGTTTTTACTCATAAAATTTGGCTTTTGTTTAAACAAAATTTAGAAGACATCATCTTACGCTCAAATCTTACCTGCTATAACGCGACTGAGGGCGGTGCGAGGATAGAGGGGACGATAGAAAAAAGCTTTAAGGAATGCTGCGAAGAGTTCTTAAAAGAAAATTTAAATCGTCCCTTACCTCTCTTAGAAAAACCAACAAATTCAAAAGAACTTTTGCAAAAAGCAAGTGAGAAAATCACACAAGCACTAGAGCATAGCAATGATTTTCAAAATAGCCTTTTGCGGTTTTCAAATCTTATACAAGAAGAAATTTTAAGGCTTGAAAATGCTGACTTGAAAAATTTTGAATCAAATATTTTGAAGCAATTTGAAATGATGATTTTACAAAATAAAGAAAAATATTATGAATTATTTGAGCTTTTAAACCCTTACATTACCCAATTTAAACTAAATCTTGCTAGAATTTTGGTTTTAAACCCAAAAACTTTAGAGGATAAATTTAATAAAAACTTAATTTTATTGCAAGAAAATTTAAAGCTGATAGAATTTATTTTTAAAGCTTTGCAAACGCTAAATTTAAGACTAGAAAACGCCCTAAAGCCTTTGGAAAATAAACTTAAGGAATGA
- the argS gene encoding arginine--tRNA ligase: MKNIVYKEIYQILGREFILENPKDKSLAHFATPIAFSLAKELKKAPALIAADLVLKFENHFCFEKVEALNGYLNFRLSREFLDTLAKKALRHPEDFCKGEAKNQSFLLEYVSANPTGPLHIGHARGAIFGDTLARVARHLGHRFDTEYYVNDAGNQIDLLGLSILSKVKILCLNEDIEYPQDAYKGEYIDDLAREAFAHFEKDFFTMENVSSLAFWAKDKMLDLIQQNLAQANIKIDNYVSEKSYYNALNSTIESLKAHGGIYEKDYKIWLASSLKGDEKDRVIVRDDGRGTYLAADIVYHKDKMSRGYDKCINIWGADHHGYIPRMKAAMEFLGFDSKNLEIILAQMVSLLKDNQPYKMSKRAGNFILMSEILDEIGSDALRFIFLSKKCDTHLEFDIDNLKKEDGSNPIFYINYAHARVRQIFLKAEKSLDDVLEADLSNLNADGANLLFEALNLGAVLNDAFEMRALQKLPDYLKNLAASFHKFYYENKVIGAENEESLLKLFALVALSIRTGFALMGIRAKDKMEH; this comes from the coding sequence TTGAAAAATATAGTCTATAAAGAGATTTATCAAATTTTAGGACGCGAGTTTATCCTTGAAAATCCTAAAGACAAATCTTTGGCACATTTTGCTACACCGATTGCTTTTTCTTTGGCTAAGGAGCTTAAAAAAGCCCCAGCTTTGATTGCTGCAGATTTAGTTTTAAAATTTGAAAATCATTTTTGTTTTGAAAAGGTTGAGGCATTAAATGGTTATTTGAATTTCAGGCTTTCTAGGGAATTTTTAGATACGCTTGCTAAAAAAGCTTTGAGGCATCCGGAAGATTTTTGCAAGGGTGAAGCGAAAAATCAAAGTTTTTTACTTGAATATGTTAGTGCAAATCCTACCGGTCCTCTTCATATAGGACACGCAAGGGGAGCTATTTTTGGTGATACTTTGGCAAGAGTTGCGAGGCATTTGGGTCATAGGTTTGATACGGAGTATTATGTTAATGATGCTGGAAATCAAATTGATTTACTCGGTCTTTCAATTTTATCTAAGGTTAAAATACTTTGTCTTAATGAAGATATTGAATATCCTCAAGACGCTTACAAGGGTGAGTATATTGATGATTTGGCAAGAGAGGCTTTTGCGCATTTTGAAAAAGATTTTTTTACAATGGAAAATGTGTCAAGCTTAGCTTTTTGGGCTAAAGATAAAATGCTTGATTTAATTCAGCAAAATTTAGCACAAGCAAATATTAAAATAGACAATTATGTGAGTGAAAAATCTTATTACAACGCCTTAAATTCAACAATAGAATCCCTAAAAGCTCACGGAGGTATTTATGAGAAAGATTATAAAATTTGGCTCGCCTCTTCTTTAAAGGGTGATGAAAAAGACCGCGTTATCGTGCGTGATGATGGGCGTGGGACTTATTTGGCTGCAGATATTGTTTATCATAAGGATAAGATGAGTAGAGGTTATGATAAGTGCATTAATATCTGGGGGGCAGACCACCATGGATATATCCCAAGAATGAAAGCTGCTATGGAATTTTTGGGTTTTGACTCTAAAAATTTGGAAATAATCCTCGCACAAATGGTTTCTTTATTAAAAGATAATCAACCCTACAAAATGAGCAAAAGGGCGGGAAATTTCATTTTAATGAGTGAAATTTTAGATGAGATAGGAAGCGACGCCTTAAGATTTATTTTTCTTAGTAAAAAATGTGATACGCATTTAGAATTTGACATTGACAACCTTAAAAAAGAAGATGGTTCAAACCCTATATTTTATATCAATTACGCTCACGCTAGAGTGAGGCAAATTTTTCTTAAGGCAGAAAAAAGTCTTGATGATGTTTTGGAAGCGGATTTGTCAAATTTAAATGCTGATGGTGCAAATTTACTTTTTGAAGCACTAAATTTGGGAGCTGTTTTAAATGATGCTTTTGAGATGAGGGCTTTGCAAAAACTTCCTGATTATCTTAAAAATTTAGCAGCATCTTTTCATAAATTTTATTATGAAAATAAAGTGATAGGAGCTGAAAATGAAGAAAGCTTACTAAAGCTTTTTGCTTTAGTAGCACTTAGCATTAGGACAGGGTTTGCCCTTATGGGAATTCGGGCAAAAGATAAAATGGAACATTAG
- a CDS encoding threonine/serine exporter family protein, with product MSALLNDMLFAAIAGFGFAYACNPPLKTLILSAFLAAIAHGLRFALLNYFHFQTLAIATFVASFCIGCLGILFAKISKTPAEIIAFPALIPMIPGIYAYQAILYLFSFIRSEDIKAKTNFLIGFFDHFFTTLSVTLSLAVGVSVTLLIFFEQSFMMTRNRKEFKHIV from the coding sequence ATGAGTGCCTTACTTAATGATATGCTTTTTGCGGCTATTGCTGGATTTGGCTTTGCTTACGCTTGCAATCCCCCTTTAAAAACGCTCATTCTCTCAGCCTTTCTTGCCGCCATAGCGCACGGACTTCGTTTTGCTTTGCTTAATTATTTTCATTTTCAAACCTTGGCGATTGCGACCTTTGTTGCTTCTTTTTGTATAGGTTGTCTTGGAATTTTGTTTGCTAAAATCAGCAAAACTCCCGCCGAAATCATCGCTTTTCCAGCACTCATTCCTATGATACCGGGAATTTATGCCTACCAAGCTATTTTATATCTTTTCTCTTTTATAAGAAGTGAGGATATAAAAGCAAAAACAAATTTTTTAATAGGTTTTTTTGACCACTTTTTTACCACCCTTTCGGTAACTTTATCTTTGGCTGTTGGCGTATCTGTTACCTTACTTATCTTTTTTGAACAAAGCTTTATGATGACAAGAAATCGCAAGGAATTTAAACACATTGTTTAA
- the fliR gene encoding flagellar biosynthetic protein FliR: MEFVNYLGDKNVATFMLLFARLSGLMVFFPFFSHNSIPAVVKTTIVFFLTMFLYPLAKLEALHLDSFFILQLLSEVIFGMIAGLIVQLVFAIVMMAGEQIAFTMGFTMASVLDPSSGINMPITSQILNLLALLFFLAFDGHHLMLLFLSQSLTYIHLGGFYPSENFVQYLNSGMLSVFVIGFTMSFPILAISLLADVIFGILMKTMPQFNLLVIGYPIKIALAFVVLIAILLIMMEYFKELIIEVFSNMQTLFFT, translated from the coding sequence ATGGAATTTGTTAATTATTTGGGCGATAAAAATGTAGCTACTTTTATGCTCTTGTTTGCTAGACTTAGTGGGCTTATGGTGTTTTTCCCATTTTTTTCTCACAATAGCATTCCTGCAGTGGTAAAAACAACCATAGTCTTTTTTCTTACAATGTTTTTATATCCCTTAGCTAAACTCGAAGCTTTACACTTGGATAGTTTTTTTATTTTGCAACTTTTAAGCGAAGTGATTTTCGGTATGATAGCGGGACTTATCGTTCAGCTTGTTTTTGCTATAGTGATGATGGCTGGAGAGCAGATAGCTTTTACTATGGGTTTTACTATGGCGAGTGTTTTAGACCCTAGTTCTGGGATTAATATGCCTATAACTTCTCAAATTTTAAATTTGCTTGCCCTGCTTTTTTTCCTAGCTTTTGATGGACATCATTTAATGCTTTTATTTTTAAGTCAAAGCTTAACCTACATTCATCTTGGGGGATTTTATCCAAGTGAAAATTTTGTGCAGTATTTAAATTCTGGGATGCTCAGTGTTTTTGTTATAGGTTTTACTATGTCTTTTCCTATCCTTGCGATTTCTTTGCTTGCTGATGTGATTTTTGGAATTTTGATGAAGACTATGCCGCAATTTAATCTTTTAGTTATCGGTTATCCCATCAAAATCGCTCTTGCTTTTGTTGTTTTAATCGCTATTTTGCTGATTATGATGGAGTATTTTAAAGAACTCATCATAGAGGTTTTTTCAAATATGCAAACTCTTTTTTTTACCTAA
- a CDS encoding ABC transporter ATP-binding protein, translated as MQLLRAENLSHSFDYPLFENLNLSLESGDCVAIQGSSGCGKSTLLHILSSLLKPNSGTINYKNQDLYRLNESERLEIRRRDFGIIFQAHYLFKGFSALENIELASVLSNQNLDKELLKNLGIYELLHQKIGKLSGGQQQRVSIARVLCKKPRVIFADEATGNLDFHNAKNVLRILMDYAKDNDAALFFVTHDDTLARFCDKVYTLKANGIC; from the coding sequence ATGCAACTTTTAAGAGCGGAGAATTTAAGTCATAGTTTTGATTATCCGCTCTTTGAAAATTTAAATTTATCTTTAGAGTCCGGAGATTGCGTAGCCATACAAGGAAGTAGTGGTTGCGGCAAATCCACTCTTTTGCATATCTTATCCTCCCTCTTAAAGCCAAATTCTGGCACTATAAATTATAAAAATCAAGATTTGTATCGTTTAAATGAAAGCGAAAGGCTTGAAATTCGCCGTAGGGATTTTGGTATCATTTTTCAAGCACATTATCTTTTTAAGGGTTTTAGTGCTTTGGAAAATATAGAACTCGCTAGTGTTTTATCTAATCAAAATTTAGACAAGGAACTTTTGAAAAATTTAGGAATTTATGAACTTTTGCATCAAAAAATAGGTAAATTAAGCGGAGGACAGCAGCAAAGGGTTAGTATTGCTAGGGTTCTTTGTAAAAAACCTCGTGTGATTTTTGCTGATGAGGCTACGGGGAATTTGGATTTTCATAATGCCAAAAATGTTTTACGCATTTTGATGGATTATGCTAAGGATAATGATGCAGCCTTGTTTTTTGTGACACACGATGATACTCTTGCAAGATTTTGCGATAAGGTTTATACTTTAAAAGCAAATGGAATTTGTTAA